Genomic segment of Prochlorococcus marinus CUG1417:
TTGGCATGTTTTTTTGTTAAAAATCCTGATAATCTTTTTAATGTATTTTTTGGCTCATAATTGCTAGCCTCAAGCCTTTTAATTTTTGGTCCTGCTTCTATTACTAAAACTTTAATTCCCTGTTCTGCCAATGTAAGTGCAGCTATTCCCCCTGTAGCACCAGAACCAACAACAATTGCATCATAAGGACTTATATCCAAAACCTAATTCTTGATTAGTTATTTAAATAAATATAGCATTCAGTAAATAATTAATTTTTAGATTTCAGCTTAAGAAGTTAGAATTTGTTGAAATACTATTCAAAAAATGAGGCTTGTAATTATAACTGTTTTAATGATTTTTTTAATTCTTCCTTCTAGAAGTTTTGCCGCATTAGATTATGGTAAACAATCATTGGTAGGCGCAGATTTTTCTGGATCTGATTTGAAAGGAGCAACTTTCTATTTGACTGATTTACAAGACGCAAATTTATCAGATTGCGAGCTCCAAAATGCGACTCTTTATGGAGCAAAACTGAAAGATACTAATTTAAGTAACTCAAACTTAAGAGAAGTAACATTAGATTCAGCTGTTTTAGATGGAACAGATTTATCAAATTCTAACTTAGAGGATTCTTTTGCTTATAGTACACAGTTTGAAAATGTAAAAATCCAAGGGGCAGACTTCACAAATGTTTTTTTACCAAAAGATATTGTCAGGAAATTTTGTGAAAGTGCTTCTGGTACTAATCCATTCACAAATAGAGTCACCAGAGAAACTTTAGAGTGCGATTACATTTAAATTTATGCACATAAAAGTTCTTTTGTAATTTTTCTTTGTTTATAAAGTGATTTTCCAATAGGCCAGCCTAATGTAGATAAGTGTCTCATTAGAGGACTTGAATATTCGAAAGAAAGATTGTCTGAATATTTAAAATCTAGTTCTTTTAGAGTGGTTATTAATAAAAATAGATCTTTCCTATTGCCTTTTTTCATATCCAATAAAATTAATGCTTCACTTGATATTTTTTTTTCTAGGACCTTATCATTTTCAGCAAAACCAACTTTAAGTGAATTAAATTCATCAGAATAAAGAGTATAAATTATTCCATCTTTGAATTTATCTGCATTATTAACTTCATTAAAACTTGATGATATGAATTTTTTATATTCTTTTTTAATTTTTCTTTTATTCATAATTATTGGATTTCATTCTGAGCTATTTCGTATTTTTCCAATAAATTGTTAACTTCTGCTAGTGCAATCCTTTTTTGACAGGCCGAATCATATCTATTTATTGCTATTGAAGGAATCGAACCTTTGCTTTTCATTTCCCTTATGCCAGTTTCTAGACACTGAAAAGCAACACTCGATAGATCTCGGCCCTCTGCTGCCGCCCAAACTTTCAAAAGATAAGTAAGATTCGATGGTACAGAGATCTGCACTTTGTTTGAATTTGAAGTATTTAATGCAATATCATCGAGACTAATTTCTTTTGAGGAAATAGTTTCTTTAACTTTTCTCTTCAAAAATTTTACTTGGCTTATAGCGTCCTCTTTATTCTTTATTTTTTGCTCTATTTTAAAAAACTCTTCTTCAGAATTGATTAAAGCTTCTAATGCCCATTTAGCATCATCTTTCGCTACGGCGGTTCTATCAAGCCATTCATCTCTTATCTTTGACCAATTACTAGGCATAAGCTTTATACGATAATTCTATGATATATAAATCTAAATAGATTGTCTACTTAATCTATATAGACTTAGAATAGATTATTTAAAGTAATATGTTTAATTTTTTAAGAATTCCTTATCTTTAAATAATCTTTTATAGTAATTAAAAACTTCCGAGCTTTTAATCTCTTTCAATAAGTTCAATTTTATATCCATCAGGATCCTCAATAAAAGCCAAGACAGTTGTACTGTTTTTCATTGTTTTTGGTTTGGTTGTTACTTTACAGCCATTATTTTCTAATCCTTGGCAAATAAGATGAATATCTTCTACTCCAATAGCAATATGACCATATTTATCTCCAAGTTCATAGTCTTCTGACTTTTTGTCCCAGTTATAAGTTAATTCAATTACGGTGTTTTCTTTTTCTGAACCATAGCCAACAAATGCCAAAGTGAATTTCCCATGAGGGTAATCTTTTTTTCTTAATAAATTCATTCCTAATCTATTGACGTAGAAATCTATGGATTTATCTAAATCTCCAACTCTTAACATTGTGTGAAGTATACGCATTTTGAATTATTAACCTTAATAAATTATCCAATATATAATGACCATCTGCAAAAGTTAACATTTTGGGGGCAAAGTCTTAAATTAATTTCAGAAATATTAGGTTAAAATATGAGTATAAATTCTAACAATATATTGAATCAGATATTCCAGAGAATTTCATCAGTATTTTTGTATACTTTGCCGTTAAAGGCATCAATACCTTTTGGATATTATTTGTTCTATAAATATTCTTTTTTAAAAATATTATTATTACTAACTTTTCCAATAGCAATAATTGAAAAATCTTTGCCTTTTGGTGGTTTTTTATTGTTTTTAATTTTGTTTGCTGGATTAGCAAGAAATCCAAAAGTCCCGTATTTTGTTAGATATAACTCATGCCAAGCATTACTTATTGATATAGCTTTGATAATAATTTCATACCTCTTGAGAATATTTCCCATAGTTGAATTAGGCTCAATTATTTTTATATTTATGCTCTGTATTTTTATTTATTCGATTTCTCAATGTATTTGTGGAATTGAGCCTGAAATACCCTTAATTAGTAAATCTGTAAGGATGCAAATTTAAAAAGATTTATAGATTTACTGACTTTCTTTAACACTCATTCAAAATAGATTCCCATCTTTGTTGACTTGCCTTTATTGCTTGCATTGGTGGATCAGCTCCCTCAATTTCAAAGGCTTTAATTAATGATTTATTAGCTAGCAAGCCTAATCTTGCAGCCTCTCTTTGCCTAGAGCATACTTTTTCCCTTGATCCCTCTTTTAGATTATTTTCGATTTCTTTAAGAATCTGGCTAGCTTCATTCGATTTAGAATAA
This window contains:
- a CDS encoding pentapeptide repeat-containing protein — protein: MRLVIITVLMIFLILPSRSFAALDYGKQSLVGADFSGSDLKGATFYLTDLQDANLSDCELQNATLYGAKLKDTNLSNSNLREVTLDSAVLDGTDLSNSNLEDSFAYSTQFENVKIQGADFTNVFLPKDIVRKFCESASGTNPFTNRVTRETLECDYI
- a CDS encoding LEM domain-containing protein — translated: MNKRKIKKEYKKFISSSFNEVNNADKFKDGIIYTLYSDEFNSLKVGFAENDKVLEKKISSEALILLDMKKGNRKDLFLLITTLKELDFKYSDNLSFEYSSPLMRHLSTLGWPIGKSLYKQRKITKELLCA
- a CDS encoding VHS domain-containing protein; this encodes MPSNWSKIRDEWLDRTAVAKDDAKWALEALINSEEEFFKIEQKIKNKEDAISQVKFLKRKVKETISSKEISLDDIALNTSNSNKVQISVPSNLTYLLKVWAAAEGRDLSSVAFQCLETGIREMKSKGSIPSIAINRYDSACQKRIALAEVNNLLEKYEIAQNEIQ
- the gloA gene encoding lactoylglutathione lyase, with translation MRILHTMLRVGDLDKSIDFYVNRLGMNLLRKKDYPHGKFTLAFVGYGSEKENTVIELTYNWDKKSEDYELGDKYGHIAIGVEDIHLICQGLENNGCKVTTKPKTMKNSTTVLAFIEDPDGYKIELIERD
- a CDS encoding Tic20 family protein — protein: MNQIFQRISSVFLYTLPLKASIPFGYYLFYKYSFLKILLLLTFPIAIIEKSLPFGGFLLFLILFAGLARNPKVPYFVRYNSCQALLIDIALIIISYLLRIFPIVELGSIIFIFMLCIFIYSISQCICGIEPEIPLISKSVRMQI